From a region of the Triticum aestivum cultivar Chinese Spring chromosome 7D, IWGSC CS RefSeq v2.1, whole genome shotgun sequence genome:
- the LOC123168600 gene encoding putative E3 ubiquitin-protein ligase SINA-like 6, translating into MQAAGATSEERSRGSPSAMEKGGDQSARKARLELVVANGPVKRQMVVHEAGEIVPAEQGPTMEVSVKMDVAVLHCPFCFLPFKPPVFQCSGGHLACGDCRGERPGSQWQCERCERGGPFHIRSTAMEAVVSSARVECPHDGCGRYITYHKLEDHQSACPHAACRCPVPGCDFAGPPPALLHHLNTLHSVPVHSVQYGKVLQLQVPVSEPRRLLFAEKDGRAFLVVGGTLGLGAPIAVSVVCIRTGASSLPHYATKVWAKGPPAAANGRADIVRADIEVTSSKEPGAIAVEDLTFLTVPSKLLGGAGPSRTVSLHIRIDKITS; encoded by the exons ATGCAGGCTGCTGGTGCTACTTCGGAGGAAAGGAGCAGGGGCTCGCCGTCGGCCATGGAGAAGGGCGGCGACCAGAGCGCCAGGAAGGCGAGGCTGGAGCTGGTGGTGGCCAACGGCCCTGTGAAGCGACAGATGGTCGTGCACGAGGCGGGCGAGATCGTGCCGGCGGAACAGGGCCCGACGATGGAGGTCTCCGTCAAGATGGACGTcgccgtgctccactgccccttctGCTTCCTCCCCTTCAAGCCACCAGTCTTCCAG TGCAGCGGCGGCCACCTGGCCTGCGGCGACTGCCGCGGCGAGCGGCCCGGGAGCCAGTGGCAGTGCGAGAGGTGCGAGCGCGGCGGCCCCTTCCACATACGCAGCACGGCGATGGAGGCCGTCGTCTCCTCGGCCAGGGTCGAGTGCCCGCACGACGGCTGTGGGAGGTACATCACCTACCACAAGCTCGAGGACCACCAGAGCGCGTGCCCGCACGCGGCATGCAGGTGCCCGGTTCCCGGCTGCGACTTCGCCGGCCCGCcgcccgcgctcctccaccacctcaaCACCCTCCACTCCGTGCCCGTACATAGcgtccagtacggcaaggtgctccagctgcaggtgccggtgtcggagccACGGCGCTTGCTGTTCGCGGAGAAGGACGGCCGCGCATTCCTCGTGGTCGGCGGCACGCTTGGCCtgggcgcgcctatcgccgtgtcggtggTGTGCATCAGGACGGGGGCGTCCTCGCTGCCGCACTACGCGACCAAGGTGTGGGCCAAGGGGCCACCGGCGGCGGCCAACGGCAGGGCCGACATCGTCAGGGCGGACATCGAGGTGACGAGCAGCAAGGAGCCCGGCGCCATCGCCGTCGAGGACCTGACGTTCTTGACGGTGCCGTCCAAGCTGCTGGGTGGGGCTGGGCCGTCCAGGACGGTGTCTCTCCACATTCGCATAGACAAGATCACCTCCTAA